TTGGTGTTTGCCGCCCAACGACCAAATTCAAAACACCTGCAGCTGCTGGAAGAATGCCCCTGGGTGACGTTTCTAGATGTTGGCCCTAGAAAAGCCAACGAAGAAGCCTATCTGCAGAACGCAGATTTCAGGGTGAACAGGATAGAGGCCCTGCAAACCAAATATCCCGCTCTGGGCGGAGCTGGACTAGTAGTGTCTGTGAAAGAACAGCCTTTTGATTCTACAGATATTGATTTCAAGAAAAGGGTGCTTCCCGCGCCAGCGTTTGGGTCTGGGCCGCAGCCGCACGCCACCAGCATGGCCACCCTTATTGCCGGCGGCGGCAACTCAGCCCCGTCCAGCAAAGGGGCCGCCTGGCAAAGCACCGTCACCGCCGCCAACTTTGACAACTTGTTACCCGACAATACCGCCCTTCTCAAAACCCAGCAAGTCTCTGTGCAGAACCACTCATATGGGGTAGGCATTGAAAATTATTACGGGCTAGAGAGCCAAGCCTATGACCGGCAAGCCCTTGACATTCCCGCGCTGTTGCATGTGTTTTCGTCGGGTAACGCGGGGCACCAAACGCCTGTCACCGGGCCGTATGCCGGCATTACTGGTTTCGCCAACCTCACGGGGCAGTTCAAGGTTTCTAAAAATACGCTGAGCGTGGGGGCCATTGACACGTCGGGCCAGGTTAGTCTGCTCAGTTCCCGCGGACCCGCTTATGACGGGCGTATAAAACCAGAATTAGTAGCCTTCGGCGAAGCCGGTACCTCAGAGGCGGCCGCTGTGGTCAGTGGAATTGCTTTGGTGGTGCAGGAGGTGTACCAAAAAGAGAATAAGGGAGCGCTTCCTTCCTCAGCTTTGGTCAAGGCCGCCCTGATCAATGCCGCTGATGACAAAGGAAGGTCGGAGGTGGACTATGCCGCCGGTTTCGGGAATGCTGATGCTTTGGGCGCAGTAGAGGCCATTTTGCAAAAGCGGTATGCCGAAGGCGCAGTCACGCAAGGTGCTACTCAAAAAATCAGGTTCACCGTTCCCGCCGGGGCAGCCAGAGTGAAAGTTACCTTGGTGTGGCAAGACCCGGAAGGAAACCCCACGGCCCCCAAGGCGTTGGTCAATGACCTGGATCTGACGCTTATATCTCTGGGTTCTGGAGAAGTCTGGTTGCCTTGGGGCTTAAGTACGTTTGCCCATAAAGATTCTTTGCTGGCGCCTGCCCGCCGTAAACGGGACCACCTGAATAATGTGGAACAAGTGACGCTCGCCAACCCAACCGCCGGCGACTATGAAATACAGGTGATGGGTTATGCCGTAACAGGTAGCCAAAGTTTTAGCGTGGTGTATGAAGTAGAGCCTGCTTTCTCCTGGGTGTACCCTGCCCTGGGGAGCACAGTAGAAGCAGGGCAGAAGACCAGAGTGCGCTGGGAGTTCCCGGTGAAAACGGGTGCCCGCGGCCGACTTGAGTTTAAATGGAACAGCCCTGGCGCTACGTGGCAACTCCTGAAAGACAATATAGACCTGGCCAACGAGGCGGCAGACATTACGCTCCCAGATACCACGGCCGTAGCAGTGTTGCGCCTGGTGATAGCCAGTGAAACCTATGAGACCGGGGCTTTTGTGCTCAGCCCGGCGCTGGCCTTGAAAGTAGGGTACCAGTGCGGTGACGCGTTCATGTTGTTCTGGTCGAAAGCCCCAGGAGCAGAAGCGTATCAGGTGTACACGTTGGGCAACAGGTACTTAGAGCCATTGGTACAGACGGCAGACACGTTGATGGTACTCCAGAAAAGTCAGAACCCCAGCGTGCATTATGCCGTGGCACCGGTTGTGAAAGGCCAATTAGGTCAGCGTAGCCTCACCCTGCAGTACACGCAGCAAGGGGTGGGGTGTTATATTGTGCAGTTCCTCCCCAAGCAGTTTGTGACAGACACCGTGTTGCTTGATTTGCAACTGAGCACCACCGCAGGGTTGCTAGCTCTTTCTCTAGAAAAAAAGCTGAACGGCGTTTTTACCTCCATTCAGCCATTGGCCATTAGCAGTCAGCAACTCAATTATCTGCTACAAGATGCAAATCCAGCGCCGGGCTGGAACGAGTATCGCGTAAAAATGACCACAGC
This region of Rufibacter sp. LB8 genomic DNA includes:
- a CDS encoding S8 family serine peptidase, translated to MGQNITSKMCRGFLGAIGLVFLSLVAVGQHISPGKTENKRAPVLRPSAAFESPAQIRIQVKNRQAFLVWANAALPDLRLLPSPDSLVFAAQRPNSKHLQLLEECPWVTFLDVGPRKANEEAYLQNADFRVNRIEALQTKYPALGGAGLVVSVKEQPFDSTDIDFKKRVLPAPAFGSGPQPHATSMATLIAGGGNSAPSSKGAAWQSTVTAANFDNLLPDNTALLKTQQVSVQNHSYGVGIENYYGLESQAYDRQALDIPALLHVFSSGNAGHQTPVTGPYAGITGFANLTGQFKVSKNTLSVGAIDTSGQVSLLSSRGPAYDGRIKPELVAFGEAGTSEAAAVVSGIALVVQEVYQKENKGALPSSALVKAALINAADDKGRSEVDYAAGFGNADALGAVEAILQKRYAEGAVTQGATQKIRFTVPAGAARVKVTLVWQDPEGNPTAPKALVNDLDLTLISLGSGEVWLPWGLSTFAHKDSLLAPARRKRDHLNNVEQVTLANPTAGDYEIQVMGYAVTGSQSFSVVYEVEPAFSWVYPALGSTVEAGQKTRVRWEFPVKTGARGRLEFKWNSPGATWQLLKDNIDLANEAADITLPDTTAVAVLRLVIASETYETGAFVLSPALALKVGYQCGDAFMLFWSKAPGAEAYQVYTLGNRYLEPLVQTADTLMVLQKSQNPSVHYAVAPVVKGQLGQRSLTLQYTQQGVGCYIVQFLPKQFVTDTVLLDLQLSTTAGLLALSLEKKLNGVFTSIQPLAISSQQLNYLLQDANPAPGWNEYRVKMTTASGETFYSPTEGLFYTPATYIQVHPNPAMAGSDLNIISQDDATNTIYLYDSMGRLTREYTQDGSIKIIETLGLRPGPYFIKVLSSAGIVTQTKVILL